One genomic window of Medicago truncatula cultivar Jemalong A17 chromosome 1, MtrunA17r5.0-ANR, whole genome shotgun sequence includes the following:
- the LOC25483995 gene encoding uncharacterized protein At4g04775, which yields MKGVVRFETSPLLSKREASWNGSVSNVDTYESAAPTCKCGKKCILYISKTSKNPNTHFYRCPYFKQQRPHCNYFVQKDKFIESQTTMVDLKSKTTMVELLEAKINQLEKDVKIMKSKIEDDIEVKINQLEKDMEVKINQFERDIEVIKTQIIEMQVKMEQDKNWKRCVRAVGVVIVVWLYPFVFGSRKRLSK from the exons ATGAAGGGTGTTGTTAGGTTTGAGACTTCACCATTACTCTCCAAGCGTGAAGCAAGTTGGAATGGAAGTGTTTCAAATGTTGATACTTATGAAAGTGCTGCTCCTACATGCAAATGTGGGAAAAAGTGTATCTTATACatctcaaaaacatctaagaaTCCTAACACACACTTCTATAGGTGTCCTTATTTTAAG CAACAAAGACCACATTGTAACTACTTTGTGCAAAAGGATAAATTTATTGAGTCACAAACTACAATGGTTGATCTCAAGTCAAAAACTACAATGGTTGAGTTGCTTGAAGCCAAGATTAATCAATTGGAGAAAGATgtgaaaattatgaaaagtaAGATAGAAGATGATATAGAAgtgaaaattaatcaattggAGAAAGATATGGAAgtcaaaattaatcaatttgagAGGGATATAGAAGTTATTAAAACTCAAATAATTGAAATGCAAGTAAAGATGGAACAAGACAAAAATTGGAAACGATGTGTAAGGGCAGTAGGGGTTGTGATTGTGGTTTGGTTATATCCTTTTGTATTTGGGAGTAGGAAAAGATTGTCTAAGTAA